In Lycium ferocissimum isolate CSIRO_LF1 chromosome 3, AGI_CSIRO_Lferr_CH_V1, whole genome shotgun sequence, the genomic window CCCTAATCGAATTGTTTGGGATTCAGAAGTGGAAGAAATCGTTTTATCTACTAATAGTGGTCAAATTGGCATATTACCAAATCACGCCCCTATTGCCACAGCTGTAGATATAGGGATTTTGAGAATACGCCTTAACGACCAATGGTTAACGATGGCTCTGATGGGTGGTTTTGCTAGAATAGGCAATAATGAGATCACTGTTTTAGTAAATGATGCGGAGAAGGGTAGTGACATTGATCCACAAGAAGCTCAGCAAACTCTTGAAATAGCGGAAGCTAATGTGAAAAAGGCTGAAGGAAGGAGACAAAAAATTGAGGCAAATCTAGCTCTCCGACGAGCTAGAACACGGGTGGAGGCTATCAATCCGATTTCATAACTCGTTGGTACGTTCGAATAATAAAAAGAAGTTCTCTTTCTAATCCTATTTAGATTCTGTCGGGTGAATACAATCAAATATAATCAAACAGAATCCAATTCTAatgtaaaaattcaaattcaaaaatgaaatagaaaagatacaaaatgaaaaaataaatatcactAAGGGTGGGTCGTAAACCTTATTAGATACCAGAGTCAATGGTATCTAATAAGTTTTACCTACTATTGGATTTGAACCAATGACTCCCGCCGTATGAAAGCAGTACTCTAACCACTGAGTTAAGTAGGTCATTTATCATCCCAAAGAGAGAACCAAATGAAACCCATCCTGTCGATGGATTATAAATATCATATTACTTATAAGCAATACTAATCTAAGGAATACCACTCAAAGAGATCAAAgattgttgatgttggatcATGGAATATTTATCTTGACAAGAATTTATCTACATGGTAAAATATGTATCACAAGCACTAAGGGCTATAGCTCAGTTGGTAGAGCAACTCGTTTACACGCGCGCCAATGTTTTTCAAGGGAGTTCATCATACAATCATAAAAATTGATCTTGTTGAGAAATCGATGTCTTACTCCATAACTTTGAGGGAACCATAGCCTGACAAAAGGTATTTGGACGCCCATTTAGGAGGTGCCAAACAGACCCCATCATTGATTTGAGATCTTGATAAGGTGAATACCCAGTCTATTCAATGCTAGGCATAATGAGTATAAGGACCTCaaaaaaatctcttttcgtCATATGAACTTTAAGGTGTATGAagtttcatatttgatttttgaacGATAGAGACTTCATTTAACTTAGGTTGATCTAGGCCAGAGACAGACCTACGTCAAGATAATCCCACCCTTGAAACACTTTGGTAATGCTCCCAAATAATGAATCAGAGCACATGGAGCCATTTCCTTATCTTTTTTTctgtcaagaaaaaaaatggcagACTAACTGATATTTATGTCAGTTAATGAAAGAGCCCAATGCAAAAAAAATGCATGTTGGGTCTTTGAAACAGTTCAGAtcattttaataataataagtttGATCTGTTTTACCGAGAAGGTCTACGGTTCGAGTCCGTATAGCCctataaaaatgtaaaaatgaagcaaaaaaaattgtataattttcatttcttcattattaTTTATTGCTTGTAACTAAGTTAAATCCAATTATTCCTATAAGTTTATTCACGGCAATCGTTTAAGCAGATGAAAGAAAAAACGCATATCAATGGATCCAATCGATATTGATTTTTTCAATTGCAGATAAACAAACCAACCTTTCGTCATTAATCTTCGGAGGCgaattacatattcatatccacAATAAAAGAATTAGTGAGACTCCCTTTCTTTTGATATCCCCAATCTTATTGAGTTTTGGAAGTCAAATCATTTCACGGGCCTGGTGAAATGAAAAACTACGAAGAGGAATTCACATGGATTTAGGAAGGGCCTGCTGTATTTGTGTCCAAGCtaaagttttttgaaaaacgAATATCTTTGGTCACTTTCATTGTCAAATAGGCTTTTCTTTCGTATACCTTACTTACCTCGACCTAGCGAAGCACAACACAAAAAGGGTAGTCTTCTTTTTCTGTATTCAACCAAGAAAAACCCCTCCACCTGGATTCGAATC contains:
- the LOC132048673 gene encoding ATP synthase epsilon chain, chloroplastic — encoded protein: IVLTPNRIVWDSEVEEIVLSTNSGQIGILPNHAPIATAVDIGILRIRLNDQWLTMALMGGFARIGNNEITVLVNDAEKGSDIDPQEAQQTLEIAEANVKKAEGRRQKIEANLALRRARTRVEAINPIS